A stretch of the Streptosporangium sp. NBC_01755 genome encodes the following:
- a CDS encoding WD40 repeat domain-containing serine/threonine protein kinase produces MSTTLIDGDPQRLGGYWLAGRLGAGGQGVVYEAYDAAGRRVAVKVLHGDAGSDPELRERFGREAAAARRVASFCTAGVLDADLAGPRPYIVSEYVEGPSLRRAVAEGRRFTGGDLHRLATAIATALTAVHEAGVIHRDLKPDNVLLGPDGPRVIDFGIARTDDMSLTATGMVAGTPTYMAPEIFMGRRASAAVDVFAWGGIMVFAATGADPFRAESLGGIMHRVLSVQPQLDMLPEHLRPFVAASLAKDPASRPTARDLLLALVSGDGAIDTPRLLAAGSDAGAQIRAASADPALGTLAEDAYVALGPAERELAPEIFLRLVTVTDDDQLVVRQARWAELLDGREEGEVTAIRRLVEVFSYLIAHDEQEVWLSRPALPQAWPRLRMWVQANRDGLAVHRGILTAARRWEAQGHRDGDLFQGSSLENAMRWAATGRRNITLSPVERDFLEAGAALTRRRARRGRVLSGTLAVLLVVALVAGVLAVQQSRVADARSDVIASQRDQATAARLAATADALRIAEPVRAMLLSVAAWRLAPVTEARASLAGSLAQRETAAFHDPAAGIQTLRALSADGRTLVSVSDGEARFWDVRTGRRTGGFTGLGDDLRGIALSPGGGLLAVISGLRLKVWNVRTGRPTGFSIAVQGRTAGGDTGVFFGQSDDWLVVTQGQGLSLWNVVTGKELSPPVATSGFDISADGRGFATGDLDGEVAAFTLEDLRRIPLGSRCNGCGPRVAYSPDGVTVAVARGRRIELRDASTGADLDRFFEEGATGGLVFSSDGRFLASALDTALRVWRVQDGRLLLTQKIDAYQPVVAFDPDGRTLRYLTEDSVTSLDVSALTRPVTLKGPGTGWAALSPDGRLLASRDDRASEVVIRDVRRRARVGSLEVGPEGADGFFEMAFSADGGRLVANTGGDGSRLTVWDTATSKRIAAVATARAGQVPAVAISADGTAVASYTLYYDSDEAPGGEIHVWDVPSGRLRWSRAQELVDGLVFTPDGRALAVAGGDHRLLDAKTGEPFGDTYGSPGVGIPTIALAFGEDGARFAIADQVGRISVFETRGRDRVGTLIRSERGAGAALTYSPRGDVIAAAVNERSVGLWDVATGRRLGQPIVAQTGDLQSLAFSPDGARLVVVDSAGTLDEYPVEPEAVARAVCERAGRTLSREEWRTYLGDLPYRNVCRG; encoded by the coding sequence TTGAGCACGACACTTATCGACGGTGATCCGCAGCGGTTGGGCGGTTACTGGCTGGCCGGGCGGTTGGGCGCGGGTGGTCAGGGTGTGGTCTACGAGGCGTACGACGCCGCCGGCAGGCGTGTCGCGGTGAAGGTGTTGCACGGTGACGCCGGGAGCGATCCGGAGCTGCGTGAGCGGTTCGGTCGTGAGGCCGCCGCGGCGCGCCGGGTGGCCTCGTTCTGTACGGCGGGGGTGCTGGACGCCGATCTGGCCGGGCCCAGGCCGTACATCGTCAGCGAGTACGTCGAGGGCCCCAGCCTGCGCAGGGCCGTCGCCGAGGGGCGCCGCTTCACCGGAGGCGACCTGCACCGTCTCGCGACGGCGATCGCCACCGCGCTGACCGCCGTCCACGAGGCCGGGGTCATCCACCGCGACCTCAAACCCGACAACGTCCTGCTGGGCCCGGACGGCCCCCGCGTGATCGACTTCGGCATCGCCCGCACGGATGACATGTCACTGACCGCGACCGGCATGGTGGCGGGCACTCCGACCTACATGGCCCCCGAGATCTTCATGGGCCGGCGCGCGAGCGCCGCCGTCGACGTCTTCGCCTGGGGCGGGATCATGGTCTTCGCCGCGACGGGTGCCGACCCGTTCCGGGCGGAGAGCCTGGGCGGGATCATGCACCGCGTGCTGTCGGTACAGCCTCAGCTGGACATGCTCCCCGAGCACCTGCGGCCGTTCGTCGCCGCCTCGCTCGCCAAGGATCCCGCCTCCAGGCCCACGGCGAGGGACCTGCTGCTCGCCCTGGTCAGCGGGGACGGTGCCATCGACACACCGAGGCTGCTGGCGGCGGGCAGCGACGCCGGGGCCCAGATCCGCGCGGCCTCCGCCGACCCCGCGCTCGGCACCCTCGCCGAGGACGCCTACGTCGCGCTCGGCCCCGCCGAGCGGGAACTCGCCCCCGAGATCTTCCTGCGGCTGGTCACCGTGACCGACGACGACCAGCTGGTCGTACGGCAGGCGCGGTGGGCCGAGCTCCTCGACGGGCGCGAGGAGGGTGAGGTGACAGCGATCCGGCGCCTGGTGGAGGTGTTCTCGTACCTGATCGCCCACGACGAGCAGGAGGTCTGGCTGTCGCGGCCCGCACTGCCGCAGGCCTGGCCGAGGCTGCGGATGTGGGTCCAGGCCAATCGGGACGGCCTGGCCGTGCACCGCGGCATCCTGACCGCGGCGCGGCGCTGGGAGGCCCAGGGGCACCGGGACGGAGACCTGTTCCAGGGCAGCAGCCTGGAGAACGCCATGCGGTGGGCGGCCACGGGGCGCCGCAACATCACGCTCAGCCCGGTCGAGCGGGACTTCCTGGAGGCGGGTGCCGCCCTCACCCGGCGCCGCGCCCGCCGGGGCCGGGTGCTGTCCGGCACGCTGGCCGTGCTACTGGTCGTCGCGCTGGTCGCCGGGGTGCTCGCCGTGCAGCAGAGCAGGGTGGCCGACGCGCGCAGCGACGTCATCGCCTCCCAGCGTGACCAGGCGACGGCCGCCCGGCTCGCCGCGACGGCCGACGCGCTGCGGATCGCCGAGCCGGTCAGGGCCATGCTGCTCAGCGTGGCCGCCTGGCGGCTGGCGCCGGTGACCGAGGCCAGGGCGAGCCTGGCCGGTTCGCTGGCCCAGCGGGAGACGGCAGCCTTCCACGACCCGGCCGCGGGAATCCAGACCCTCAGGGCGCTGAGCGCCGACGGGCGCACGCTCGTCAGCGTGAGCGACGGCGAGGCGCGCTTCTGGGACGTGCGGACCGGAAGGCGCACCGGCGGTTTCACCGGCCTCGGCGACGACCTGCGCGGCATCGCGCTGAGCCCGGGCGGCGGGCTGCTGGCCGTGATCAGCGGCCTGAGGCTGAAGGTCTGGAACGTGCGGACCGGCAGGCCGACGGGGTTCTCCATCGCCGTCCAGGGGCGGACCGCGGGCGGTGACACCGGGGTGTTCTTCGGGCAGTCCGACGACTGGCTCGTGGTCACTCAAGGGCAGGGCCTCTCTCTCTGGAACGTCGTGACCGGTAAGGAGCTGTCGCCGCCCGTGGCCACCAGCGGCTTCGACATCTCGGCGGACGGGCGCGGGTTCGCGACCGGCGACCTCGACGGGGAGGTGGCGGCCTTCACCCTGGAGGACCTGCGCAGGATCCCGCTGGGCAGCCGCTGTAACGGCTGCGGGCCGCGCGTGGCCTACAGCCCCGACGGCGTGACCGTCGCCGTGGCCAGAGGCAGGCGGATCGAGTTGCGCGACGCGTCCACCGGGGCCGACCTGGATCGTTTCTTCGAGGAGGGTGCCACCGGCGGCCTCGTCTTCAGCTCCGACGGGCGCTTCCTGGCCTCGGCGCTCGATACGGCCCTGCGGGTCTGGCGGGTCCAGGACGGCCGGCTGCTGCTCACCCAGAAGATCGACGCGTACCAGCCCGTCGTGGCCTTCGACCCGGACGGGCGCACCCTGCGCTACCTCACGGAGGACTCGGTGACGAGCCTCGACGTCTCCGCGCTGACCAGGCCCGTCACGCTGAAGGGGCCCGGGACCGGCTGGGCGGCCCTCAGTCCCGACGGGAGGCTCCTCGCCTCCAGGGACGACAGGGCGAGCGAGGTCGTGATCCGGGACGTCCGGCGGCGCGCCCGCGTGGGCTCGCTGGAGGTCGGGCCCGAGGGCGCCGACGGCTTCTTCGAGATGGCCTTCAGCGCCGATGGCGGGCGGCTGGTGGCCAACACCGGAGGGGACGGTTCCCGGCTGACCGTCTGGGACACGGCCACCTCCAAGCGGATCGCCGCCGTCGCCACCGCCCGCGCGGGCCAGGTGCCCGCCGTGGCCATCAGCGCCGACGGCACCGCGGTGGCCTCCTACACCCTCTACTACGACTCCGACGAGGCGCCCGGCGGGGAGATCCACGTCTGGGACGTGCCCAGCGGCCGACTCCGCTGGTCGCGGGCGCAGGAGCTGGTCGATGGGCTGGTGTTCACCCCGGACGGCAGGGCGCTCGCGGTCGCGGGCGGCGACCACCGGTTGCTGGACGCGAAGACCGGCGAACCGTTCGGCGACACCTACGGCTCGCCCGGCGTCGGCATCCCGACGATCGCGCTGGCCTTCGGCGAGGACGGAGCCCGCTTCGCCATCGCCGATCAGGTCGGGCGGATCTCGGTGTTCGAGACCCGGGGCAGGGACCGGGTGGGCACCCTGATCCGGAGCGAGCGGGGCGCGGGGGCCGCCCTGACGTACTCGCCCCGCGGCGATGTCATCGCCGCGGCGGTGAACGAACGGTCGGTGGGGTTGTGGGACGTCGCGACCGGGCGCCGCCTCGGCCAGCCGATCGTCGCGCAGACCGGCGATCTCCAGTCGCTGGCGTTCAGTCCCGACGGGGCCAGGCTGGTCGTCGTCGACTCGGCAGGCACCCTGGACGAGTATCCGGTCGAGCCGGAGGCGGTGGCGCGGGCGGTCTGCGAGCGCGCGGGCCGCACCCTCTCGCGCGAGGAGTGGCGCACCTACCTCGGCGACCTGCCCTATCGCAACGTTTGCCGCGGTTAG
- a CDS encoding helix-turn-helix domain-containing protein, whose translation MIKKMGITWNLRKLMADRDMFQTTDMVPLLAERGVHLSREQVFRLVTQPPQRLSMDTLAALCDILQCTPNDLIEVETVNAQVSKAVGDTDRPAPQVRRTTIRRPGQ comes from the coding sequence ATGATCAAGAAAATGGGGATCACCTGGAACCTGCGCAAGCTCATGGCCGACCGCGACATGTTCCAGACGACGGACATGGTCCCGCTACTCGCCGAACGAGGCGTCCATCTCTCCCGCGAGCAGGTCTTCCGGTTGGTCACCCAGCCCCCGCAGCGGCTGTCGATGGACACCCTCGCTGCGCTCTGCGACATCCTTCAATGCACCCCGAACGACTTGATCGAAGTCGAGACGGTCAATGCCCAGGTCAGCAAGGCTGTCGGAGACACGGACCGTCCTGCGCCGCAGGTTCGGCGGACCACGATCCGTCGACCGGGCCAGTGA
- a CDS encoding tyrosine-type recombinase/integrase, with translation MELVDGVVHLDPSSAVFEAMLLGWARQQRTRFLNEEATIKPRMSLVRRLADFTNQYPWQWQPADGEAFIAHLRSPNRKKPVVLSTGRGYETTLALFMDFITDRRYGWAAECLERFGQTPQQIFHEDNRVAHVAEYEGQPDRRPLTYDEVQALFDAADSRVEEAQTRGRKGALTAMRDSALLKTVYAYGLRRNEARMLDLADLRRAPKRPQYGKHGGLYVRYGKASNGSPPKRRTVFTVKEFDWIVDVLDHWCTEVRPAFSPGKLAALFVTERSSRMSLRGVNMAFTTARDAAGLPPELDLHCLRHSYITHLVEFDYPEKFVSMQVGHSYASTTAIYTGVSDEYRNRVIQRALKDRHPDLWESQ, from the coding sequence TTGGAACTCGTCGATGGAGTGGTCCACCTCGACCCTTCAAGCGCGGTGTTCGAGGCGATGCTGCTGGGCTGGGCACGCCAGCAACGCACTCGTTTCCTCAACGAGGAGGCGACGATCAAACCGCGGATGTCGCTGGTGCGGCGTTTGGCTGACTTCACGAACCAGTACCCGTGGCAGTGGCAACCTGCCGATGGTGAGGCGTTCATAGCTCACCTGCGGTCCCCGAACCGCAAGAAGCCGGTCGTTCTGTCGACAGGGCGGGGCTACGAGACCACCCTCGCTCTGTTTATGGACTTCATCACCGACCGCCGCTACGGATGGGCGGCGGAGTGCCTGGAGCGGTTCGGACAGACCCCGCAGCAGATCTTCCACGAGGACAATCGTGTCGCCCACGTGGCCGAATACGAGGGCCAGCCTGATCGCCGCCCGTTGACCTACGACGAGGTCCAAGCCCTGTTCGACGCCGCCGACAGCCGAGTTGAGGAGGCCCAGACTCGGGGCCGCAAAGGCGCGTTGACCGCGATGCGCGACTCCGCCCTGCTCAAGACGGTCTACGCCTACGGGCTGCGGCGCAACGAGGCGCGGATGCTCGACCTCGCCGACCTTCGGCGGGCTCCGAAAAGACCGCAGTACGGCAAACACGGCGGCCTCTACGTCCGCTACGGCAAGGCCTCCAACGGCAGTCCGCCCAAGCGCCGCACGGTGTTCACGGTCAAGGAGTTCGACTGGATCGTTGACGTGCTCGACCACTGGTGCACCGAGGTCCGCCCCGCCTTCTCACCTGGCAAGCTCGCCGCACTGTTTGTCACCGAACGCTCCAGCCGCATGTCCCTGCGCGGCGTCAACATGGCTTTCACCACGGCCAGAGACGCCGCTGGCCTACCGCCCGAACTGGATCTGCACTGTCTGCGGCATTCGTACATCACGCACCTCGTGGAGTTCGACTATCCCGAGAAGTTCGTGTCCATGCAGGTCGGCCACAGCTACGCCAGCACGACCGCGATCTACACCGGTGTGTCCGACGAGTACCGCAACCGGGTGATCCAGCGCGCCCTGAAGGACCGCCACCCTGACCTCTGGGAGAGTCAATGA
- a CDS encoding vitamin B12-dependent ribonucleotide reductase, with translation MTETAGAVARGSKRPRKGLRMKRIFTTPGVHPYDELPWERRDVVMTNWRDGSVNFEQRGVEFPQSWSVNAANIVTTKYFRGAVGTPQREWSLKQLIDRVVGVYTRTAVEHGYFAGEEDVEIFDHELKHALVNQVFSFNSPVWFNVGTASPQQVSACFILAVDDQMESILDWYKEEGVIFKGGSGSGVNLSRIRSSKELLSSGGTASGPVSFMRGADASAGTIKSGGATRRAAKMVVLDVDHPDIEEFVETKAREEDKIRALRDAGFDMDLGGKDIVSVQYQNANNSVRVSDEFMRAVEKGEEFGLRARLTGEVIEKVDARSLFRKMGKAAWECADPGLQYDDTINDWHTSPETGRITASNPCSEYLHLDNSSCNLASINLLRFLKDDDTFDIANFVKITELIITAMDISITFADFPTEKIDETTRAYRQLGIGYANLGALLMATGHAYDSEGGRALAGAITSLMTGVSYRRSAELAAVVGPYDGYARNAEAHKRVMRKHNDANEALRTFEKMDGDIHHEASGQWAECLRLGEKNGYRNAQASLLAPTGCLTGETLITTDRGLVRLAEIANVYGDRWQDLDMMVSTDEGPRRATKFFVNGEEPTRLIRTHGGYRVQGTLTHRVKVVDSATGVWEWKRLADIEPGDLVPMQLQTLVGERRAVPLPVLDQAYGAEDRSIVVPDTVSPELAELVGYFMGDGSLHAKGVRFCVADADLDVVERLRILSKELFHLEPVLTQREGYQEVVLQSVRLARWWQASGFAKELPGIDHSGKGWTPRVPSAILETNDSEIYGAFLRGLFEADGAVLEGVPSLSTASDSFAGEIRTLLLALGMATTTRETVSGFGGPIFQVRLRNVDHALSFDEIVGFMGDRKNKLMAELEPERSARKDQVFLPREVWETILPEGHSLRGTVLQSVRRSGGVARMPAKQIFAEFLDERLGHALGYLFERVEANEDGGVQPTYDLSVPDNVTYVANGMVSHNTIGLMMDCDTTGIEPDLALVKFKKLVGGGSMQIVNQTIPRALRQLGYQEEQVEAIVEFIAEHGHVVDAPGLRREHYEVFDCAMGERAIAPMGHVRMMAAAQPFLSGAISKTVNLPESATIEDIEQVYMEGWKLGLKALAVYRDNCKVGQPLSASGKKTEDKRIEDRRIEQQEASAEPEIQVVEISRPTRRRMPNQRPSTTTRFTVGGAKGYMTASSYPDDGLGEVFLKMSKQGSTLAGVMDAFSVAISIGLQYGVPLETYVGKFVNMRFDPAGMTDDPDIRMAASVMDYIFRRLALDHLPYDDRAALGVFSASERAAQQRGEDPAPIHTDEVIAELATSAPIEEPQPRPEAVPVETPRRVGSLESHQGRTADAPLCMTCGTKMRPAGSCYVCEGCGSTSGCS, from the coding sequence ATGACGGAGACCGCCGGTGCGGTGGCACGTGGGAGCAAGCGGCCGCGCAAGGGCCTGAGGATGAAGCGCATCTTCACCACCCCAGGCGTGCATCCTTATGACGAGTTGCCCTGGGAGCGCCGTGACGTCGTCATGACCAACTGGCGCGACGGCTCGGTCAACTTCGAGCAGCGCGGCGTCGAGTTCCCCCAGTCGTGGTCGGTCAACGCCGCCAACATCGTGACCACCAAATACTTCCGCGGTGCGGTCGGCACCCCGCAGCGGGAGTGGAGCCTCAAGCAGCTGATCGACCGGGTGGTGGGCGTCTACACCCGTACGGCGGTCGAGCACGGCTACTTCGCCGGCGAGGAGGATGTCGAGATCTTCGACCACGAGCTCAAGCACGCTCTGGTCAACCAGGTCTTCAGCTTCAACTCCCCCGTCTGGTTCAACGTCGGCACCGCGTCGCCGCAGCAGGTCAGCGCCTGCTTCATCCTGGCCGTCGACGACCAGATGGAGTCGATCCTCGACTGGTACAAGGAAGAGGGTGTGATCTTCAAGGGCGGTTCCGGTTCCGGCGTCAACCTCTCCAGGATCCGCTCCTCCAAGGAGCTCCTCTCCAGCGGCGGCACCGCCAGCGGCCCGGTCTCCTTCATGCGCGGAGCGGACGCCTCGGCGGGCACCATCAAGTCCGGGGGCGCCACCCGCCGCGCCGCCAAGATGGTGGTCCTCGACGTCGACCACCCCGACATCGAGGAGTTCGTCGAGACCAAGGCGCGCGAGGAGGACAAGATCCGCGCCCTCCGCGACGCCGGGTTCGACATGGACCTGGGCGGCAAGGACATCGTCTCCGTCCAGTACCAGAACGCCAACAACTCCGTGCGCGTCTCCGACGAGTTCATGCGCGCGGTGGAGAAGGGCGAGGAGTTCGGCCTGCGCGCCCGCCTCACCGGCGAGGTCATCGAGAAGGTCGACGCCAGGAGCCTGTTCCGCAAGATGGGCAAGGCCGCGTGGGAGTGCGCCGACCCCGGCCTCCAGTACGACGACACGATCAACGACTGGCACACCAGCCCCGAGACGGGCCGTATCACCGCCAGTAACCCCTGCTCGGAATACCTGCACCTGGACAACTCCTCGTGCAACCTGGCGAGCATCAACCTGCTGAGGTTCCTGAAGGACGACGACACCTTCGACATCGCGAACTTCGTGAAGATCACCGAGCTGATCATCACCGCGATGGACATCTCCATCACCTTCGCCGACTTCCCGACCGAGAAGATCGACGAGACCACTCGCGCCTACCGTCAGCTCGGCATCGGCTACGCCAACCTCGGCGCGCTGCTCATGGCCACCGGCCACGCCTACGACTCCGAAGGCGGCCGGGCCCTCGCCGGAGCCATCACCTCGCTGATGACCGGCGTCTCCTACCGCCGCAGCGCCGAGCTGGCCGCGGTCGTGGGCCCGTACGACGGCTACGCCCGCAACGCCGAGGCGCACAAGCGGGTCATGCGCAAGCACAACGACGCCAACGAGGCGCTGCGCACGTTCGAGAAGATGGACGGGGACATCCACCACGAGGCCTCGGGGCAGTGGGCCGAGTGTCTGCGGCTCGGCGAGAAGAACGGCTACCGCAACGCCCAGGCCTCGCTGCTCGCGCCCACCGGGTGCCTGACGGGTGAAACACTGATTACCACGGACCGAGGGCTCGTCCGCCTGGCCGAGATCGCGAACGTGTACGGCGATCGCTGGCAGGACCTCGACATGATGGTCTCCACCGACGAGGGGCCGCGCCGGGCTACGAAGTTCTTCGTCAACGGCGAGGAGCCCACCCGTCTCATCCGCACCCACGGCGGCTACCGCGTCCAGGGCACGCTGACCCACCGCGTCAAGGTCGTCGACAGCGCGACCGGAGTGTGGGAGTGGAAGCGCCTGGCCGACATCGAGCCGGGTGACCTCGTCCCCATGCAGCTGCAGACCCTCGTCGGTGAGCGCCGTGCGGTTCCCCTGCCCGTGCTCGACCAGGCGTACGGAGCCGAAGACCGCTCCATCGTCGTCCCCGACACGGTGTCGCCGGAGCTGGCCGAGCTGGTCGGCTACTTCATGGGTGACGGCAGCCTGCACGCCAAGGGCGTCCGGTTCTGTGTCGCGGACGCCGACCTCGATGTGGTCGAGCGTCTCCGCATCCTGTCCAAGGAGCTTTTCCACCTCGAACCGGTGCTCACCCAGCGGGAGGGATACCAGGAGGTCGTCCTCCAGTCGGTGCGGCTCGCGCGCTGGTGGCAGGCCTCCGGTTTCGCGAAAGAGCTTCCCGGTATCGACCACTCCGGCAAGGGCTGGACGCCGCGGGTCCCCTCGGCGATCCTTGAGACCAACGACAGCGAGATCTACGGTGCCTTCCTGCGTGGTCTCTTCGAGGCAGACGGCGCCGTCCTGGAGGGCGTGCCGAGCCTCTCGACGGCTTCGGACTCCTTCGCGGGTGAGATCCGGACCCTGCTTCTCGCCCTCGGCATGGCCACCACGACCCGTGAAACGGTCAGTGGCTTCGGCGGGCCGATCTTCCAGGTGCGGTTGCGCAACGTCGACCACGCCCTGAGCTTCGACGAGATCGTCGGGTTCATGGGAGACCGCAAGAACAAGCTCATGGCCGAGCTGGAGCCTGAGCGGTCCGCCAGGAAGGACCAGGTGTTCCTGCCCCGAGAGGTGTGGGAGACGATCCTGCCCGAGGGGCATTCCCTGCGCGGGACCGTGCTCCAGTCGGTTCGCAGGAGCGGCGGTGTCGCTCGCATGCCGGCCAAGCAGATCTTCGCCGAGTTTCTCGACGAGCGGCTCGGCCACGCGCTCGGCTACCTCTTCGAGCGAGTCGAGGCGAACGAGGACGGCGGAGTGCAGCCGACCTATGACCTGTCCGTCCCGGACAACGTCACCTACGTGGCCAACGGCATGGTCAGCCACAACACCATCGGCCTGATGATGGACTGCGACACCACCGGCATCGAGCCCGACCTCGCCCTGGTCAAGTTCAAGAAGCTCGTCGGCGGCGGCTCCATGCAGATCGTCAACCAGACGATCCCGCGCGCGCTCCGGCAGCTGGGCTATCAGGAGGAGCAGGTCGAGGCGATCGTCGAGTTCATCGCCGAGCACGGCCACGTCGTCGACGCCCCCGGCCTGCGCCGCGAGCACTACGAGGTGTTCGACTGCGCCATGGGCGAGCGCGCGATCGCTCCCATGGGTCACGTCCGCATGATGGCCGCGGCCCAGCCGTTCCTGTCCGGTGCCATCTCCAAGACCGTCAACCTCCCCGAGTCCGCCACCATCGAGGACATCGAGCAGGTCTACATGGAGGGCTGGAAGCTCGGTCTGAAGGCCCTCGCGGTCTACCGCGACAACTGCAAGGTCGGTCAGCCCCTTTCGGCCTCGGGCAAGAAGACCGAGGACAAGAGGATCGAGGACAGGAGGATCGAGCAGCAGGAGGCTTCGGCCGAGCCGGAGATCCAGGTCGTGGAGATCAGCCGCCCGACCCGTCGCCGGATGCCGAACCAGCGCCCCAGCACCACCACCCGCTTCACCGTGGGCGGAGCCAAGGGCTACATGACCGCCTCCTCCTACCCCGACGACGGCCTCGGCGAGGTCTTCCTGAAGATGTCCAAGCAGGGCTCGACCCTCGCGGGCGTCATGGACGCGTTCTCGGTGGCCATCTCCATCGGCCTGCAGTACGGGGTGCCGCTGGAGACCTACGTCGGCAAGTTCGTCAACATGCGCTTCGACCCGGCCGGCATGACCGACGACCCGGACATCCGGATGGCGGCCTCGGTGATGGACTACATCTTCCGCCGCCTGGCCCTGGACCACCTGCCCTACGACGACCGCGCCGCCCTCGGTGTCTTCTCCGCCTCCGAGCGCGCCGCTCAGCAGCGTGGCGAGGACCCGGCTCCGATCCACACCGACGAGGTCATCGCCGAACTCGCCACCTCGGCCCCCATCGAGGAGCCCCAGCCTCGCCCCGAAGCGGTGCCGGTGGAAACCCCGCGGCGGGTCGGCTCCCTGGAGTCCCACCAGGGCCGCACCGCCGACGCGCCGCTCTGCATGACCTGCGGTACCAAGATGCGCCCCGCGGGCAGCTGCTACGTCTGCGAGGGCTGCGGCTCCACCAGCGGCTGCAGCTGA
- the nrdR gene encoding transcriptional regulator NrdR: MHCPFCRHPDTRVIDSRATEDGGAIRRRRTCPECGRRFTTQETVLLMVGKRSGVTEPFFRDKVIAGVRRACQGRPVGEDSLAQLGQRVEESIRATGCAEIAAHEVGLAILGPLRELDEVAYLRFASVYRGFETLADFEAEIEQLRAGRSSEQD; this comes from the coding sequence GTGCACTGTCCGTTCTGTCGTCATCCGGACACGCGAGTCATCGACAGCAGGGCCACCGAGGACGGTGGTGCCATCCGCCGCAGGCGCACGTGCCCGGAGTGCGGGCGCAGATTCACCACGCAGGAGACGGTCCTGCTCATGGTGGGCAAGCGCAGTGGCGTGACGGAGCCGTTCTTCAGGGACAAGGTGATCGCCGGGGTTCGGCGGGCCTGCCAGGGGCGGCCCGTCGGCGAGGACTCCCTGGCGCAGTTGGGCCAGCGGGTCGAGGAGAGCATCCGGGCCACCGGATGTGCCGAGATCGCGGCTCACGAGGTCGGGCTGGCGATCCTGGGTCCACTCCGCGAGCTGGACGAGGTGGCGTACCTGCGGTTCGCCTCCGTCTACCGGGGGTTCGAGACCCTGGCCGACTTCGAGGCGGAGATCGAGCAGCTCCGGGCGGGGCGCTCCAGCGAGCAAGACTGA
- a CDS encoding LysM peptidoglycan-binding domain-containing protein: protein MAVVVLALFTLGVLWIGGRIDTALAGERTGPEGLPRITVHAGDTLWEIADALTQEGDAGRTVRRIVDLNGLAGSAVRPGTRLYLPEGLIR, encoded by the coding sequence GTGGCGGTGGTGGTGCTCGCGCTGTTCACCCTGGGGGTGCTCTGGATCGGCGGGCGCATCGACACGGCCCTGGCGGGCGAGCGGACAGGTCCTGAGGGCCTGCCCCGGATCACGGTGCACGCGGGCGACACGCTGTGGGAGATCGCGGACGCGCTGACGCAGGAGGGTGACGCCGGTCGGACGGTCCGCCGCATCGTGGACCTCAACGGGCTGGCCGGATCCGCGGTGCGGCCCGGAACCCGGCTCTATCTCCCCGAGGGTCTCATTCGCTGA
- the lexA gene encoding transcriptional repressor LexA: protein MSQHNENGSAASDLAVRRRDSLGLTPRQRKILEVIRDSVQQRGYPPSMREIGEAVQLTSTSSVSHQLTALQRKGYLRRDPHRPRALEVRLPGEPVLWVDPDSGEDETPVSRPTAAYVPLVGRIAAGGPILAEESIEDVFALPKQLVGEGTLFLLQVTGDSMIEAAIANGDWVVVRQQPVADNGDVVAAMIDGEATVKTFKRRDGHVWLVPHNSNYDPIPGDEATVLGKVVAVLRKL, encoded by the coding sequence ATGAGCCAGCACAACGAGAACGGTTCGGCCGCCAGCGACCTGGCGGTGCGAAGGCGTGACTCCCTTGGCCTCACCCCCAGGCAGCGGAAGATCCTTGAGGTGATCCGCGACTCCGTGCAGCAGCGCGGTTATCCGCCGTCCATGCGGGAGATCGGTGAGGCCGTTCAGCTCACCAGCACCTCCAGCGTGTCGCACCAGCTGACGGCGTTGCAGCGCAAGGGCTATCTGCGGCGTGACCCGCACCGCCCCCGTGCCCTGGAGGTGCGCCTTCCCGGCGAGCCCGTGCTGTGGGTGGATCCCGACTCCGGTGAGGACGAGACCCCGGTCAGCCGCCCGACCGCCGCCTACGTGCCACTCGTCGGCCGGATCGCCGCCGGCGGCCCGATCCTCGCCGAGGAGAGCATCGAGGATGTCTTCGCCCTGCCCAAGCAACTCGTCGGCGAGGGCACGCTCTTCCTCCTCCAGGTGACCGGAGACTCGATGATCGAGGCCGCCATCGCCAACGGCGACTGGGTGGTCGTACGCCAGCAGCCGGTGGCCGACAACGGTGACGTGGTCGCGGCGATGATCGACGGCGAGGCCACGGTCAAGACCTTCAAGCGCAGGGACGGCCACGTCTGGCTGGTCCCGCACAACTCCAACTACGACCCGATTCCGGGTGACGAGGCCACCGTGCTCGGCAAGGTCGTGGCGGTCCTCCGCAAGCTCTGA